The genomic window GCGAATAGTGCGCGAGCAGCGCGTCGAGATCGCCGTAGTAGTCGGGGAACCAGTACGGCCGGCCGAGCCATTCGGACTCGCCGTAGCCGCGCCAGTCGGGCGCGATCAGGTGCCATTCCTGTCGCAGCGCGTCGACGAGGAACTGGAAGGTCGGCGACGAATCCATCCAGCCGTGCAGCAGGAAGACCGCCGGTGCGTCGGCCGGCCCCCAGTGGCGGACGTGGTAGCGGAGGCCGCGCACGGCGAGGGTTTCGCTGCGCGATTCAGTGCGTCGGTTCATGTGGTTTGGTCCGGACAAGACAAGGCCGCGGGTCAGACTGCCCCCGCGGCCCTTTCGTTCCTTGGCCGGCCTTAAGCGCAGCCCGGGAGTGCTTCCTCGCGATGTGCAGGGCACATCGCTCAGGCGCACCCCGAGGGCACTTCTTCGCGATGCGCATCGCGCATCGCTCAGGCGGCTTTCAGTGCCTGGTCGAGGTCGGCGATCAGGTCCTCGACGTGCTCGATGCCGATCGACAGGCGGATCATGTCTTCCGAGACGCCGGCCTTCTTCATCTCGTCCGCATTCAGCTGGCGGTGCGTGGTGGACGCCGGGTGGCAGGCGAGCGACTTGCAGTCACCGATGTTCACCAGCCGCGTGATCAGCTTCAGCGCATCCTGGAAGCGGCCGCCGGCGGCGAAGCCGCCCTTGACGCCGAAGGTCAGGATGCCCGAGGCGCGGCCTTCCATGTACTTCTCGACGAGGTGGTTGTCGGGGTGCTCGGGCAGGCCGGCGTAGCTGACCCACGACACCTTCGGGTGGTCCTTCAGGTACCAGGCGATCTTGCTGGTGTTGGCGCAGATGCGGTCCATGCGCAGCGCCAGCGTCTCGCAGCCCTGCAGGATCAGGAAGGCGTTCATCGGCGAGATCGCCGCGCCCATGTTGCGCAGCGGCACGACGCGGGCGCGGCCGATGTAGGCGGCCGGGCCGAGGGCTTCGGTGTAGACCACGCCGTGATACGAGACGTCGGGTTCGTTGAGGCGGCGGAAGCGCTCCTTGTGCTCGGCCCATGGGAACTTGCCGCTATCGACGATGATGCCGCCGATCGAGTTGCCGTGGCCGCCGACGTACTTGGTCAGCGAATGGACGACGATGTCGGCGCCGTGCTCGATCGGCCGGCACAGGTAGGGCGAGGG from Azospira restricta includes these protein-coding regions:
- a CDS encoding O-acetylhomoserine aminocarboxypropyltransferase/cysteine synthase family protein — translated: MKLETLAVHAGYSPDPTTKAVAVPIYQTTSYAFDDTQHGADLFDLKVQGNIYTRIMNPTQDVLEKRIAALEGGIAGLALASGQAAITYAILTIAEAGDNIVSASTLYGGTYNLFAHTLPQYGIQVRFADYSKPETFAALIDAKTKAIYCESVGNPLGNITDFEQLADIAHAHGIPLIVDNTVPSPYLCRPIEHGADIVVHSLTKYVGGHGNSIGGIIVDSGKFPWAEHKERFRRLNEPDVSYHGVVYTEALGPAAYIGRARVVPLRNMGAAISPMNAFLILQGCETLALRMDRICANTSKIAWYLKDHPKVSWVSYAGLPEHPDNHLVEKYMEGRASGILTFGVKGGFAAGGRFQDALKLITRLVNIGDCKSLACHPASTTHRQLNADEMKKAGVSEDMIRLSIGIEHVEDLIADLDQALKAA